Proteins from a single region of Ischnura elegans chromosome 2, ioIscEleg1.1, whole genome shotgun sequence:
- the LOC124153874 gene encoding rRNA N6-adenosine-methyltransferase ZCCHC4 isoform X2: MWEDEWNSKKVENAELRRRAPLDDFSKCVHGVTKVLNLPAKKRGYCHTCSCLFNIKDEEKHKKHDSLIGISDHHIRHPSEMLKQLECSKKEAQYMFSVRSVDFVYNTLRELNVGFVVCIGAPRIHERISGSLSSNCMMRSVLLDIDERYYSFYSSGQFFRYNMFSNYFFGGDVVRETFLGSIRNERQKVAIVIDPPFGGRVEPLAFTLQCLQKLREDCNSSLDGVMPVLWAFPYFMEPYIRGSCPDFTMLDYKIEYVNHSSFKAGGNKRGSPVRIFTNVPAGKISLPEAEGYRYCSFCDRWVAPENKHCKMCNYCTSKDGRTYKHCKTCGRCVKPTYIHCSDCGRCCLPKHKCGLNLPRPVACFCGSLNHLAKECPLRRNNSKECKPQKRKICETKQVTKKKCSPRHQPISCKDSKKKRFN; the protein is encoded by the exons ATGTGGGAAGATGAGTGGAActctaaaaaagtagaaaatgcgGAGCTGCGACGACGCGCCCCGTTGGACGATTTCTCAAAATGTGTTCACGG GGTgactaaagttttaaatttacCAGCCAAGAAGCGGGGATACTGTCATACATGCAGTTGCTTGTTCAATATCAAGGATGAAGAAAAGCACAAGAAACATGACTCTCTCATAGGCATATCTGATCATCATATACGTCACCCATCTGAG ATGCTGAAGCAATTAGAATGCTCCAAGAAAGAAGCTCAGTATATGTTTTCAGTCAGGAGTGTTGATTTTGTTTACAACACCCTCAGAGAATTAAACGTGGGGTTTGTGGTTTGCATTGGTGCCCCCAGAATCCACGAACGCATTTCAGGGTCATTGTCATCTAATTGTATGATGAGATCTGTGCTCCTTGATATAGATGAAAGATAC TATAGCTTCTACTCATCTGGTCAATTTTTTCGCTACAACATGTTCAGCAATTATTTCTTTGGAGGAGATGTGGTAAGGGAAACATTCCTTGGCTCCATTAGGAATGAGAGACAGAAAGTTGCGATTGTGATTGATCCTCCTTTTGGAGGAAGAGTTGAGCCATTGGCTTTCACATTGCAGTGTCTCCAGAAACTTCGCGAAGATTGCAATTCTTCTTTGGATGGTGTAATGCCAG TGCTTTGGGCATTCCCATATTTTATGGAACCATATATCCGAGGAAGTTGTCCAGATTTCACAATGCTAGACTATAAAATTGAATATGTAAATCACTCAAGTTTCAAAGCAG GTGGAAATAAAAGAGGATCACCAGTGAGGATTTTCACCAATGTTCCTGCAGGCAAAATTTCTCTTCCCGAAGCTGAAGGCTATCGATATTGCTCTTTTTGTGATAGATGGGTGGCACCAGAAAATAAGCATTGCAAAATGTGTAATTATTGTACCTCAAAG GATGGTAGAACTTACAAGCACTGTAAAACTTGTGGAAGGTGTGTTAAGCCTACATACATCCACTGCTCTGACTGTGGACGTTGTTGTTTACCTAAGCATAAATGTGGGCTTAATCTTCCTCGCCCAGTTGCCTGTTTCTGTGGCTCTTTAAATCATTTGGCCAAGGAATGCCCCCTCAGAAGAAATAATTCCAAGGAATGTAAACCACAGAAGAGGAAAATATGTGAAACCAAG caaGTCACAAAAAAGAAATGCAGTCCACGTCATCAGCCAATAAGTTGCAAGGATTCCAAAAAGAAAAGATTTAACTGA
- the LOC124153874 gene encoding rRNA N6-adenosine-methyltransferase ZCCHC4 isoform X1 has protein sequence MEDDEHTVSPSVRVIIEDVESHPCCSHGPTLLFARAIKAGKERRFYACSACRNRKDCRFFMWEDEWNSKKVENAELRRRAPLDDFSKCVHGVTKVLNLPAKKRGYCHTCSCLFNIKDEEKHKKHDSLIGISDHHIRHPSEMLKQLECSKKEAQYMFSVRSVDFVYNTLRELNVGFVVCIGAPRIHERISGSLSSNCMMRSVLLDIDERYYSFYSSGQFFRYNMFSNYFFGGDVVRETFLGSIRNERQKVAIVIDPPFGGRVEPLAFTLQCLQKLREDCNSSLDGVMPVLWAFPYFMEPYIRGSCPDFTMLDYKIEYVNHSSFKAGGNKRGSPVRIFTNVPAGKISLPEAEGYRYCSFCDRWVAPENKHCKMCNYCTSKDGRTYKHCKTCGRCVKPTYIHCSDCGRCCLPKHKCGLNLPRPVACFCGSLNHLAKECPLRRNNSKECKPQKRKICETKQVTKKKCSPRHQPISCKDSKKKRFN, from the exons ATGGAGGATGATGAACATACTGTGTCCCCTAGCGTAAGGGTTATAATCGAAGATGTTGAGTCCCATCCCTGCTGTTCTCATG GGCCAACCCTTCTGTTCGCTCGAGCTATAAAAGCTGGGAAAGAAAGGAGGTTTTATGCATGTTCTGCTTGTCGCAACAGAAAAGATTGTCGTTTTTTCATGTGGGAAGATGAGTGGAActctaaaaaagtagaaaatgcgGAGCTGCGACGACGCGCCCCGTTGGACGATTTCTCAAAATGTGTTCACGG GGTgactaaagttttaaatttacCAGCCAAGAAGCGGGGATACTGTCATACATGCAGTTGCTTGTTCAATATCAAGGATGAAGAAAAGCACAAGAAACATGACTCTCTCATAGGCATATCTGATCATCATATACGTCACCCATCTGAG ATGCTGAAGCAATTAGAATGCTCCAAGAAAGAAGCTCAGTATATGTTTTCAGTCAGGAGTGTTGATTTTGTTTACAACACCCTCAGAGAATTAAACGTGGGGTTTGTGGTTTGCATTGGTGCCCCCAGAATCCACGAACGCATTTCAGGGTCATTGTCATCTAATTGTATGATGAGATCTGTGCTCCTTGATATAGATGAAAGATAC TATAGCTTCTACTCATCTGGTCAATTTTTTCGCTACAACATGTTCAGCAATTATTTCTTTGGAGGAGATGTGGTAAGGGAAACATTCCTTGGCTCCATTAGGAATGAGAGACAGAAAGTTGCGATTGTGATTGATCCTCCTTTTGGAGGAAGAGTTGAGCCATTGGCTTTCACATTGCAGTGTCTCCAGAAACTTCGCGAAGATTGCAATTCTTCTTTGGATGGTGTAATGCCAG TGCTTTGGGCATTCCCATATTTTATGGAACCATATATCCGAGGAAGTTGTCCAGATTTCACAATGCTAGACTATAAAATTGAATATGTAAATCACTCAAGTTTCAAAGCAG GTGGAAATAAAAGAGGATCACCAGTGAGGATTTTCACCAATGTTCCTGCAGGCAAAATTTCTCTTCCCGAAGCTGAAGGCTATCGATATTGCTCTTTTTGTGATAGATGGGTGGCACCAGAAAATAAGCATTGCAAAATGTGTAATTATTGTACCTCAAAG GATGGTAGAACTTACAAGCACTGTAAAACTTGTGGAAGGTGTGTTAAGCCTACATACATCCACTGCTCTGACTGTGGACGTTGTTGTTTACCTAAGCATAAATGTGGGCTTAATCTTCCTCGCCCAGTTGCCTGTTTCTGTGGCTCTTTAAATCATTTGGCCAAGGAATGCCCCCTCAGAAGAAATAATTCCAAGGAATGTAAACCACAGAAGAGGAAAATATGTGAAACCAAG caaGTCACAAAAAAGAAATGCAGTCCACGTCATCAGCCAATAAGTTGCAAGGATTCCAAAAAGAAAAGATTTAACTGA